A genomic region of Ferviditalea candida contains the following coding sequences:
- a CDS encoding DUF445 family protein: MDPVFYIAANVAIAALVGGITNHLAIKMLFHPRKPLYLAGLRFPFTPGLIPKRKEEIGRSLGTVVADYLVTSHGLVNLLGKPEFRNQVENKLIGWTEEWTSREDSPESILRQWLGEIQWEEFRSRLAEGVKGAAVTGALWLWREKGISETTVARWIPNWSESFKERTAERSVVWIVEEIKNQLRTQQGDRMLRNLTTHFMENAGGLLGTLAGLFLDEDKLNQKVKVALFDSLDSPALRRGLNRMILNMLDKLETMPLSEIVEKLTDKPADEGFRQLIGENIQWERWIRRITSERLCDLFGAHRDWLLQKVPGATSLLISAAQSNAERIFSAIQLTSLVEEQVRQFPVERLEQIILSVTGKEFRAITWLGALLGGLIGLIQALMLQWYMHAGL; the protein is encoded by the coding sequence ATGGATCCAGTGTTTTATATCGCAGCCAACGTAGCTATAGCCGCGCTGGTTGGGGGAATCACCAACCATCTGGCGATCAAAATGCTGTTTCACCCGAGGAAACCGTTGTACTTAGCGGGCCTGAGGTTTCCGTTCACCCCCGGCTTGATCCCGAAACGCAAAGAAGAAATCGGACGTTCGCTGGGAACGGTCGTCGCGGATTATCTGGTCACTTCTCACGGGCTGGTCAATTTGCTGGGAAAGCCGGAATTTCGGAACCAGGTGGAAAACAAGCTGATCGGATGGACTGAGGAATGGACGAGCCGGGAAGACAGCCCGGAGTCCATACTGCGCCAATGGTTGGGAGAAATACAATGGGAGGAATTCCGATCGCGGCTGGCGGAAGGCGTCAAGGGGGCTGCGGTCACCGGCGCTCTCTGGTTGTGGCGGGAAAAAGGGATTTCCGAAACGACGGTGGCCCGCTGGATTCCGAACTGGTCGGAGTCGTTCAAGGAACGGACGGCTGAAAGAAGTGTCGTATGGATTGTCGAGGAAATAAAAAATCAGCTGAGAACCCAACAGGGAGATCGTATGCTGCGCAATTTGACGACACATTTTATGGAAAACGCGGGAGGCTTGCTCGGAACGCTGGCGGGTCTTTTTCTCGACGAGGACAAGTTGAACCAGAAAGTGAAGGTTGCCCTGTTCGACAGTCTCGATTCACCCGCGCTGCGGCGCGGCCTGAACCGGATGATTCTGAATATGCTGGACAAGCTGGAAACGATGCCGTTGTCGGAAATTGTTGAGAAGCTGACCGATAAGCCCGCCGATGAAGGGTTTCGGCAGCTTATCGGTGAAAACATCCAATGGGAGCGATGGATCCGCCGAATCACATCGGAACGGCTTTGCGATTTGTTTGGAGCGCATAGGGATTGGCTGCTGCAAAAGGTTCCCGGAGCAACGTCTTTGCTGATCAGCGCGGCCCAATCTAATGCCGAACGGATCTTTTCCGCAATTCAGCTTACAAGCCTTGTGGAGGAACAGGTTCGACAATTTCCCGTCGAGCGTCTGGAACAAATCATCCTGAGCGTAACCGGCAAGGAATTCAGGGCGATTACCTGGCTGGGGGCGCTGCTTGGGGGATTGATCGGACTGATTCAGGCATTGATGCTGCAATGGTACATGCATGCGGGTTTGTAG
- a CDS encoding YtpI family protein, with protein MDLLRNILYLVIGISLGFSIYYSFKHRRESDPVRRSLSASKMNISLGTMLVSLSVFQFFWFTPSNTRIIIGLLFFLLGLFNLFSGLRSHTYFSKHPDMQSTKKGG; from the coding sequence ATGGATCTATTGAGAAATATTCTGTATCTCGTTATCGGAATCTCGCTGGGATTCTCAATCTACTACAGCTTCAAACACCGCCGCGAATCCGATCCCGTCCGGCGCAGCTTGTCCGCCTCCAAAATGAACATCAGCCTGGGGACGATGCTCGTTTCCCTTTCCGTCTTCCAGTTTTTTTGGTTCACGCCTTCAAATACCCGGATCATCATCGGACTGCTCTTTTTTCTGCTCGGGCTGTTCAATCTTTTTTCGGGCTTGCGAAGCCATACTTATTTCAGCAAACACCCCGACATGCAATCAACGAAAAAAGGCGGGTGA
- a CDS encoding YheC/YheD family endospore coat-associated protein: MTKMKVMIHVYSTGFIEDGQTLFLSESFMRNRKIPEGRLITLRYGSFIRQVQAFPVRSSGELRIHQQLARDLGLHHGTQLRLKYHPGTLTLRIGPLIGVLVSRIDPDDADKRFGAMTAYCKELTDACRSQGAFVYFFTPGDIEHGKDRIEGWSYNGSWNKAYFPLADVIHNRLTSRKLENKPSVQYFVKEVKSHYDASVFNEKYLSKNEVFQALTRESGLLKYLPESYAFKNYRILKTMCEKYRSVFLKPARGSLGKGIIRIMKQADGSYICHFTNVNGTKREQFASLSQVFCAISGKMKTMRYQIQQGLQLIEIDGRPVDFRVLVQKNRHGRWSVTSIVGRIAGSQQFVSNLARGGSLCTVSEALSKSNLNSHQRGSVYPRLKASALEIAAGIEAQIPYHFGELGIDLAVEPDGSVWLLEVNSKPSKNDNAPLSSQRIRPSVKRVIQYSLHLSGFRGEES; this comes from the coding sequence ATGACGAAAATGAAAGTCATGATTCATGTGTACAGTACCGGATTTATTGAAGACGGCCAGACCCTCTTTCTGAGTGAAAGCTTTATGCGGAATCGGAAAATTCCCGAGGGCCGTCTGATTACGCTGCGGTATGGTTCTTTCATTCGGCAGGTCCAGGCGTTTCCGGTCAGGAGTTCCGGCGAACTGAGAATTCATCAGCAGCTTGCCCGGGATTTGGGACTGCATCACGGTACACAGCTCCGACTCAAGTATCATCCGGGAACACTGACCTTAAGAATCGGGCCGCTGATCGGCGTGCTGGTAAGTCGGATCGATCCCGACGATGCCGACAAACGATTCGGGGCAATGACCGCGTATTGTAAAGAACTGACCGATGCCTGCAGGTCGCAGGGAGCTTTCGTCTATTTTTTTACTCCCGGGGACATCGAGCATGGCAAGGACCGGATCGAGGGCTGGAGCTACAACGGAAGCTGGAACAAAGCGTATTTCCCGCTCGCAGATGTCATACACAATCGTCTGACCAGTCGAAAATTGGAGAACAAACCCAGCGTACAATATTTTGTTAAAGAAGTAAAATCCCATTACGACGCGAGCGTCTTCAACGAAAAGTATTTGAGCAAGAATGAAGTGTTTCAGGCACTGACCCGTGAATCGGGGCTGCTGAAATATTTGCCCGAATCGTACGCATTCAAAAATTACCGGATACTCAAAACGATGTGCGAGAAGTACCGGAGCGTTTTTCTCAAACCGGCCAGAGGCAGCCTCGGCAAGGGGATCATCCGGATCATGAAGCAAGCCGACGGATCATACATCTGTCATTTCACCAATGTCAACGGCACCAAAAGGGAGCAATTCGCCTCATTATCCCAAGTTTTCTGCGCCATCTCCGGAAAAATGAAAACGATGCGTTATCAAATTCAGCAGGGACTGCAGTTGATTGAAATCGACGGACGCCCCGTTGATTTCCGCGTGCTCGTTCAAAAAAACCGGCACGGACGCTGGAGTGTTACCTCCATCGTGGGCAGAATTGCCGGCAGTCAACAATTTGTATCCAACCTTGCCAGAGGAGGCAGCTTATGCACGGTATCGGAAGCTTTGTCCAAGTCGAACCTGAATTCGCATCAGCGCGGCTCCGTCTATCCCAGATTAAAAGCCTCCGCCCTGGAGATCGCCGCCGGAATCGAAGCCCAGATCCCATATCACTTCGGCGAGCTGGGCATTGATTTGGCTGTTGAACCGGATGGAAGCGTATGGCTGCTGGAGGTGAACTCCAAGCCTTCGAAAAATGACAACGCTCCGCTGTCCAGCCAAAGAATTCGCCCGTCCGTCAAACGGGTCATCCAGTATTCCCTCCATCTTTCCGGATTCCGGGGTGAAGAATCATGA
- a CDS encoding YtrH family sporulation protein: protein MGNFLTKLMFDFLVAFGVVFGGVLLGGIGAVLTLQPPTIYMQRIAENIKIWAVVAAIGGTIDPFRVIESNFLDGNLSPAIKQILYVIGAFMGAHLATKLVNWICNGGIEH from the coding sequence ATGGGAAACTTTCTGACCAAGCTGATGTTCGATTTTTTGGTGGCGTTCGGCGTCGTATTCGGCGGTGTTTTGTTGGGGGGCATCGGCGCCGTGCTTACGCTGCAGCCGCCGACCATTTACATGCAGCGGATTGCCGAGAATATCAAAATATGGGCGGTCGTGGCCGCCATCGGTGGTACGATCGATCCGTTCCGGGTGATCGAAAGCAACTTTCTGGACGGGAATCTGTCTCCGGCAATCAAGCAGATCTTATATGTCATCGGCGCTTTCATGGGCGCGCACTTGGCCACGAAACTGGTCAATTGGATCTGCAACGGAGGCATTGAACATTGA
- a CDS encoding YheC/YheD family endospore coat-associated protein has product MSISFSSKRYLGIMICEKKGIPPFSESGFYRQLCEIGGNIGLIVYVFSPDWVDWTANRVNAFVYSASANNWASERFPLPDLIYDRCFFSNKRQYLNYRGHLLKLKKLRPIRFLGGGLKGKLEVSRILERDPEIRPFLPESVLYQGPKTLLSWLKHKDEAVLKPVGGSHGRGILRVRLQGDGAYLVDGRDRNNRRVSERFVRTSTFLQWLRPFIGGRKYILQAYLPLTAATGEAFDVRTLIQKNGTGQWHITGTAVRRGQPGSLTANLHGGGCALESFSFLKTEFGAGKAEQIMDTIRKLSMKICTILEQYHGRLVELGIDLGVDKGGNVWILEVNSKPGRNAFAQINDKKAIRSSVINPIYYARYLLDRRLGGSSDEFDNL; this is encoded by the coding sequence ATGAGCATCTCATTCTCCAGCAAACGGTATCTCGGTATCATGATTTGTGAAAAAAAAGGTATCCCTCCTTTTTCCGAAAGCGGTTTTTACCGTCAATTGTGCGAAATTGGGGGAAACATCGGGCTGATCGTATATGTATTTTCACCCGATTGGGTCGACTGGACCGCAAACAGGGTAAACGCCTTCGTTTACTCTGCTTCCGCGAACAACTGGGCAAGTGAACGTTTTCCGCTCCCCGATCTGATCTACGATCGCTGTTTTTTTTCAAACAAGCGGCAGTATTTAAATTATCGGGGCCATCTGTTGAAATTAAAAAAGCTGCGCCCGATCCGATTTCTCGGGGGAGGCTTGAAAGGAAAGTTGGAGGTATCCAGAATTTTGGAGCGCGATCCCGAAATCCGTCCCTTTCTTCCGGAGTCGGTTTTATATCAGGGACCCAAAACTTTGCTGTCCTGGCTCAAGCATAAGGATGAGGCGGTTTTAAAGCCGGTTGGCGGCAGCCACGGGAGGGGCATTCTCCGTGTTCGGCTTCAGGGTGATGGAGCCTATCTCGTTGACGGTAGAGACCGCAATAACCGTCGTGTATCCGAAAGGTTTGTGCGAACTTCGACCTTTCTTCAATGGTTAAGGCCGTTTATCGGCGGCCGCAAATATATACTGCAAGCCTATTTGCCGTTAACGGCGGCAACGGGCGAAGCTTTTGACGTTCGAACGTTAATTCAGAAAAACGGGACCGGTCAGTGGCATATTACCGGAACAGCCGTGCGCCGGGGGCAGCCCGGAAGCCTGACGGCCAACCTTCATGGAGGAGGCTGCGCATTGGAAAGCTTTTCTTTTCTCAAAACGGAATTCGGTGCGGGAAAAGCGGAGCAAATCATGGATACGATCCGAAAACTCTCCATGAAAATTTGCACAATCCTTGAACAATATCATGGAAGGCTTGTCGAATTGGGAATCGATCTGGGAGTTGACAAAGGAGGGAACGTTTGGATTCTTGAGGTGAATTCAAAGCCGGGAAGAAATGCCTTTGCGCAAATTAATGACAAAAAAGCCATCCGTTCATCCGTCATCAATCCCATTTATTATGCCCGCTATTTATTGGATCGGCGATTAGGAGGATCATCCGATGAGTTTGACAACCTGTAA
- a CDS encoding DRTGG domain-containing protein: protein MEFTENDNLTKHEQILRYIESLKVGTKISVRQTAKDMEVSEGTAYRAFKEAENQGLVATKERIGTVRIEKKQRKNINKLTFSEVVNIVDGRILGGGRGLDKTLNKFVIGAMKQDAMKKYIEAGSLLIVGNRYLAHTAALEQGAGVLITGGFETSPEVIRLADQLELPVISCSYDTFTVASMINRAIYDRLIKKKIMLVEDIISPKEKVYALKANSTVRDFRNLFEKTGHGRFPVVDEWNRVVGIITSKDVVGAENEQTIDKMMTRNPLTVNAKTSITSAAHMMVWESIELLPVVDGYRKLIAVISRQDVLKAIQYVQRQPQIGETIEDLIWSGLEEKKDESGNLVLYGQITPQMSTHLGTVSEGVLTTLMMKAAFSIIKENKKGDMVVENMSVYFVKPLQIESEVEIRPKIIELSRKFGKAEIEIRHQDSVIAKAMLTAQIIDQN from the coding sequence GTGGAATTCACGGAAAATGACAACCTGACCAAACATGAGCAGATTCTTCGTTATATTGAAAGTCTGAAGGTAGGCACCAAAATTTCCGTCAGACAAACAGCCAAGGATATGGAGGTCAGCGAAGGAACGGCATACAGAGCGTTCAAGGAAGCGGAGAACCAGGGACTCGTAGCGACCAAGGAGCGGATCGGCACCGTCCGGATTGAAAAGAAGCAGCGCAAGAACATCAACAAATTGACCTTTTCGGAAGTGGTCAACATCGTCGACGGGCGCATTCTCGGGGGCGGCAGAGGCTTGGACAAGACCCTGAACAAGTTTGTCATCGGAGCGATGAAACAGGATGCGATGAAAAAATACATCGAGGCGGGAAGCCTGCTCATCGTCGGGAACCGTTATCTGGCGCATACCGCTGCTTTGGAGCAGGGGGCGGGGGTGCTGATCACCGGGGGCTTCGAGACGAGTCCCGAGGTCATCCGCTTGGCGGATCAGCTTGAGCTTCCGGTCATTTCATGCAGCTACGACACCTTCACCGTAGCCTCGATGATCAACCGGGCCATCTACGATCGGCTGATCAAGAAAAAAATCATGCTGGTGGAGGACATCATCTCCCCCAAAGAAAAGGTGTATGCGCTTAAGGCGAACAGCACCGTCCGGGACTTCCGAAATTTGTTTGAAAAAACCGGACACGGCCGGTTTCCGGTGGTGGACGAATGGAACCGGGTGGTGGGCATCATCACCTCCAAAGACGTGGTGGGGGCCGAGAATGAGCAGACGATCGACAAGATGATGACGCGAAATCCGCTGACGGTCAATGCGAAAACGTCGATCACCTCTGCGGCGCACATGATGGTTTGGGAAAGCATCGAGCTGCTCCCGGTGGTTGACGGCTACCGCAAGCTTATCGCCGTCATCAGCCGGCAGGATGTGCTGAAGGCGATCCAGTACGTGCAGCGGCAGCCGCAGATCGGTGAAACGATCGAGGATTTGATCTGGAGCGGGCTGGAGGAGAAAAAGGACGAATCCGGGAATCTGGTGCTCTATGGCCAAATCACTCCGCAGATGTCCACTCATCTCGGCACCGTTTCCGAGGGAGTGCTGACGACGCTGATGATGAAGGCGGCGTTCAGCATCATCAAGGAAAATAAAAAGGGCGATATGGTGGTCGAGAATATGTCCGTCTATTTCGTCAAGCCGCTGCAGATCGAGAGCGAAGTGGAGATCCGGCCGAAAATTATCGAATTGAGCCGGAAATTCGGCAAGGCGGAGATCGAAATCCGTCATCAGGATAGCGTTATCGCCAAGGCCATGCTGACTGCGCAAATCATTGATCAGAACTAA